A region from the Helcococcus ovis genome encodes:
- a CDS encoding YtxH domain-containing protein: MSIKDYFLAKQRELERQKKRETAGKVGLGLAVGTLLGSAAGILFAPKSGKETRKDIKNAAQDAGQTIKDKSQELGKEISNTYNKVVDKVNKFGEEKLTDLRSFSDDVEEQFEDVKKSVKDKVEEGKNKAKEAKKDVADKVEEAAKKTKEKAKEVEEKAKKEK, encoded by the coding sequence ATGTCAATAAAAGATTATTTTTTAGCAAAACAAAGAGAGCTAGAAAGACAAAAGAAAAGAGAGACTGCTGGTAAGGTGGGATTAGGTTTAGCAGTAGGAACTTTATTGGGTTCAGCAGCAGGAATATTATTCGCTCCTAAATCAGGTAAAGAAACTAGAAAAGATATTAAAAATGCAGCACAAGATGCAGGTCAAACTATCAAAGATAAATCTCAAGAATTAGGTAAAGAAATTTCTAATACTTATAATAAAGTTGTTGATAAAGTAAATAAATTTGGTGAAGAAAAATTAACAGATTTGAGAAGTTTTTCTGATGATGTAGAAGAACAATTTGAAGATGTAAAAAAATCCGTAAAAGATAAAGTTGAAGAAGGTAAAAATAAAGCTAAAGAAGCAAAAAAAGATGTAGCGGATAAAGTAGAAGAAGCTGCAAAGAAAACAAAAGAAAAAGCAAAAGAAGTAGAAGAAAAAGCAAAAAAAGAAAAATAA
- the frr gene encoding ribosome recycling factor, translating into MINNLIKDGRKHFEQHLKGYKDNLNSIRAGRANPSLVENIHFDYYGTQTPIKNAATITVPEARLLVIQPWDVSQLKNIERSILASELGITPSNDGKVIRLPFPELNESTRKDLVKEVKAKGEQSKVGIRNYRRDMIDSIKKAEKDKEISEDDKKVLEKEVQDLVDEFVKKIDEVTKEKEKELLTI; encoded by the coding sequence ATGATAAATAATTTAATCAAAGATGGAAGAAAACATTTTGAACAACATTTAAAAGGATATAAGGATAATCTAAATTCTATAAGAGCCGGTAGAGCAAACCCATCATTAGTAGAAAATATTCATTTTGATTATTATGGAACACAGACACCTATAAAAAATGCTGCTACTATTACAGTGCCTGAAGCAAGATTATTAGTTATACAGCCATGGGATGTATCTCAATTAAAAAATATTGAAAGATCTATTTTAGCATCTGAATTGGGAATCACACCTTCAAATGATGGTAAAGTTATAAGGTTACCTTTCCCGGAATTAAATGAATCAACTCGTAAAGATCTTGTAAAAGAGGTTAAGGCTAAAGGTGAACAATCTAAAGTAGGTATAAGAAATTATAGACGTGATATGATTGATAGCATTAAGAAAGCTGAAAAAGATAAAGAAATCTCAGAAGATGATAAGAAAGTTTTAGAAAAAGAAGTTCAAGATTTAGTTGATGAATTTGTAAAGAAAATAGATGAAGTTACAAAAGAAAAAGAAAAAGAATTATTAACAATATAA
- a CDS encoding DUF948 domain-containing protein has protein sequence MLANNAINISFTLYDVLIFVLIITAIVCLIFLAKVFISLANLLGNINKTLEDNKESLDGTLKNLPDVITNINSILVNTDEIVNDIKPSITSTLADVSKVTNNVSNITTNLSDTVEVVGIAAADTASRFTNTFTNATDYVSLFKGIIKLISKIKK, from the coding sequence ATGTTAGCAAATAACGCTATCAATATATCTTTCACATTATATGATGTATTGATTTTTGTTCTTATTATTACAGCAATAGTTTGTTTAATATTCTTAGCAAAAGTATTTATATCCTTAGCTAATTTACTTGGTAATATCAATAAAACATTAGAAGACAATAAAGAAAGCTTAGATGGTACATTAAAAAATTTACCGGATGTTATAACTAATATTAATAGCATTTTAGTTAATACAGATGAAATTGTAAATGACATAAAACCAAGTATTACTTCAACGCTTGCTGATGTAAGTAAAGTAACAAATAATGTATCAAACATAACTACAAATTTATCAGATACAGTTGAAGTTGTTGGGATTGCTGCGGCAGATACAGCAAGTAGATTTACAAATACTTTCACTAATGCAACGGACTATGTTTCCTTATTTAAAGGGATAATTAAACTTATTAGTAAAATAAAAAAATAG
- the tsf gene encoding translation elongation factor Ts: MEITAKMVKELRDLTGAGMMDCKQALQETNGDMDKAVDLLREKGAAKAVKKAGKVAAEGIIKLLVSEDNKKGTLIEINTQTDFVAKNENFVALSDKIVKHVFDNNIKTVEELNETIFEGQNFKDYMSTQIANIGENIVVRRISTLMAKENEEIVGYVHFNNTNGVVLKAKADSEKTLEGAKQLLQNVTMHISAMSPEYISYKELSPEFVEKELAALKGALEVQNEENERLGKPLRHIPKYGSRAQITDDVLAQETELIRQELLAEGKPEHILDRIVPGKISKFFEDNTQIDAQYALYSQIYVLDADKTVEEAINDKAKELNGSLEVVEYARFKVGEGIEKKEENFAEEVASQMRGE; encoded by the coding sequence ATGGAAATTACTGCAAAAATGGTTAAAGAGTTAAGAGATTTAACTGGTGCTGGTATGATGGATTGCAAACAAGCTTTACAAGAAACAAATGGAGACATGGACAAAGCTGTTGATTTGCTAAGAGAAAAAGGTGCAGCAAAAGCTGTTAAAAAAGCAGGAAAAGTTGCTGCAGAAGGAATTATAAAATTACTTGTTTCAGAAGATAACAAAAAAGGTACTTTAATTGAAATTAATACACAAACAGACTTTGTTGCTAAAAACGAAAACTTTGTTGCATTATCAGATAAAATTGTTAAACATGTATTTGATAACAATATTAAAACAGTAGAAGAATTAAACGAAACAATATTTGAAGGACAAAACTTCAAAGATTACATGAGTACACAAATTGCAAATATTGGTGAAAATATTGTTGTAAGAAGAATTTCTACATTAATGGCAAAAGAAAATGAAGAAATAGTAGGATATGTACACTTCAATAATACAAATGGTGTAGTATTAAAAGCAAAAGCAGATAGTGAAAAAACATTAGAAGGTGCTAAACAATTATTACAAAATGTGACAATGCACATTTCAGCTATGAGTCCAGAGTATATTTCATATAAAGAATTATCTCCGGAGTTTGTTGAAAAAGAACTTGCTGCATTAAAAGGTGCTTTAGAAGTTCAAAATGAAGAAAATGAAAGATTAGGAAAACCATTAAGACATATTCCTAAATATGGATCCAGAGCTCAAATTACAGATGACGTTTTAGCTCAAGAAACAGAATTAATTAGACAAGAATTATTGGCAGAAGGTAAACCGGAACATATTTTAGATAGAATTGTTCCCGGTAAAATTTCAAAATTCTTTGAAGATAATACACAAATAGATGCTCAATATGCTTTATATAGCCAAATATATGTATTAGATGCAGATAAAACTGTAGAAGAAGCAATTAATGATAAAGCAAAAGAATTAAATGGTTCTTTAGAAGTTGTTGAATATGCAAGATTTAAAGTAGGTGAAGGTATCGAAAAGAAAGAAGAAAACTTTGCTGAAGAAGTTGCAAGTCAAATGAGAGGCGAATAA
- the pyrH gene encoding UMP kinase, whose product MYINKRVLIKLSGEALAGGKGFGMDDNAINNIAKTIKEVHDLNVQIGIVVGGGNFWRGRNQDDMDRTVSDNIGMLGTVMNALRVQAALEKINLETRVQTAIQMNEVAEPFIVRRAIRHLEKGRVVIFAAGTGHPYFSTDTTSALRALEIGADAILIGKTGTDAIYDKDPNKFDDAVRYNELSYKEILTKNLGVMDASATSLCRDNNMPLVVFGIDNPENLVKIVKGEKIGTIVGGDNDK is encoded by the coding sequence ATGTATATTAACAAAAGAGTTCTTATCAAATTAAGTGGGGAAGCTCTTGCGGGAGGCAAGGGTTTTGGAATGGATGATAATGCAATAAACAATATTGCTAAAACTATAAAAGAAGTACATGATTTAAATGTACAAATAGGTATTGTTGTTGGTGGCGGTAATTTCTGGAGAGGAAGAAATCAAGATGATATGGACAGAACTGTATCAGACAACATAGGTATGTTGGGTACAGTTATGAATGCATTAAGAGTACAAGCTGCCTTAGAAAAGATAAATTTGGAAACAAGAGTTCAAACAGCTATTCAAATGAATGAAGTTGCAGAACCATTTATTGTAAGAAGAGCTATAAGACATTTAGAAAAAGGTAGGGTAGTTATATTTGCTGCCGGAACGGGACATCCATATTTTTCAACGGATACAACTTCAGCATTAAGAGCTTTAGAAATAGGAGCTGATGCAATATTAATTGGTAAGACAGGTACTGACGCAATTTACGATAAAGATCCTAATAAATTTGATGATGCAGTAAGATATAATGAATTATCATATAAAGAAATTTTAACTAAAAATTTAGGTGTTATGGATGCTTCAGCTACATCATTATGTAGGGATAATAACATGCCTTTAGTTGTTTTTGGTATTGATAATCCTGAAAATTTAGTTAAAATTGTAAAAGGCGAAAAAATTGGCACTATTGTTGGAGGAGACAATGATAAATAA
- a CDS encoding NAD(+)/NADH kinase: protein MKKKVNIFSNLYKITNEIRKIVEDELVANNFIVTDEFDENADFNIVIGGDGTFIKAVHDSNFSEIPFIGINTGHLGFYNDVHHNEVAETIQKIKNNNYFIHNLRYIGSLTVKNRKIVCRH, encoded by the coding sequence ATGAAAAAAAAGGTTAATATTTTTTCTAATCTATATAAAATTACAAATGAAATTAGAAAAATTGTTGAAGATGAATTAGTAGCAAATAACTTTATTGTTACCGATGAGTTTGACGAAAATGCTGATTTTAATATAGTTATCGGTGGAGATGGTACGTTTATAAAGGCTGTTCATGATTCTAATTTTTCTGAAATTCCTTTTATAGGTATAAATACCGGTCACCTAGGATTTTATAACGATGTACATCACAATGAAGTAGCAGAAACAATTCAAAAAATAAAAAATAACAACTATTTTATTCATAATTTACGCTATATCGGGAGTTTGACAGTTAAAAATAGAAAAATCGTTTGTAGGCATTGA
- a CDS encoding isoprenyl transferase yields MNDKNLIELIKNSSLNHIAIIMDGNGRWAQERGLDRSKGHSAGMQKVVEIIEVAQKLEIKYLSLYAFSTENWKRPQIEVSTLFSILNTFIKNELNRLIENNVRLTLMGDISKLPFTSKKAVEYAINKTKDNTGLTVNIGLNYGSRNEISMGIKKICNDVRLGKIKEDYIDDLTLSKYLYTSDIPDPDLLIRTGGEKRLSNFMLYQLAYSEFDFPKIFWPDYGEKEFKDSIINFINRNRRFGGLNEK; encoded by the coding sequence ATGAATGATAAAAATTTAATTGAATTAATAAAAAATAGTTCATTAAATCACATTGCAATCATAATGGATGGTAATGGGAGATGGGCACAAGAAAGAGGCTTAGATAGAAGTAAAGGACATAGTGCAGGAATGCAAAAAGTTGTTGAAATTATCGAAGTTGCACAAAAATTAGAAATTAAATATTTAAGTTTGTACGCTTTTTCTACTGAAAATTGGAAGAGACCCCAAATAGAGGTGTCGACTTTATTCTCAATATTAAATACATTTATAAAAAATGAATTAAATAGGTTAATTGAAAATAATGTAAGATTAACATTAATGGGGGATATAAGTAAGCTGCCTTTCACAAGTAAAAAGGCTGTTGAATATGCTATTAATAAAACTAAGGATAATACTGGTTTAACAGTAAATATTGGTCTAAACTATGGTTCTAGAAATGAAATATCTATGGGAATAAAAAAAATATGTAATGATGTAAGATTGGGAAAGATAAAAGAAGATTATATTGATGATTTAACTTTATCAAAATATTTATATACATCAGATATACCTGATCCGGATTTACTTATACGAACCGGTGGAGAGAAGCGTTTATCTAATTTTATGTTATATCAACTTGCATATTCTGAATTTGATTTTCCAAAAATATTTTGGCCGGATTATGGAGAAAAAGAATTCAAAGATTCTATTATTAATTTTATAAATAGAAATAGAAGGTTTGGTGGATTAAATGAAAAGTAA
- the tetB(P) gene encoding tetracycline resistance ribosomal protection protein TetB(P) yields the protein MKKIINIGIVAHVDAGKTTITENLLYYSGAIKSVGRVDLGNTQTDSMELERKRGITIKSSTISFNWNNVKVNIVDTPGHVDFISEVERSLSVLDGAILVISGVEGIQSQTRILFETLKELNIPTIIFVNKLDRIGANFNKVFEDIKKNMSNKVVRLQEVYDVGSKAVYIKKLFDTCMINDDAIDVLSDLDEAFLERYIGGIEPDKEEIQEKLSLYASEGSLYPVFCGAAAIGLGVEDLLDGICSYFPFAGDDCESDLSGVVFKIERTSKNEKKVYVRLFGGKISVRDKIQVPNKEIAEKVKKINRLENGGVVEAQRIEAGDIGILYGLTSFQVGDVIGISNDKIKNISIAKPALKTTISAIDKEKNPELFKALTLLAEEDPLLELEMNDIDKEIYVNLFGEVQMEILSSMLDDLYGIKVEFSNIETIYKETPKGFGASIMHMQEDLNPFWATVGLEIEPAGRGEGLRYISNVSVGSLPKSFQNAIEEAVIKTSKQGLFGWEVTDVKVTLSCGEFFSPASTPADFRNVTPMVFMEALYKAQTVLLEPLHEFELKIPQNALSKAVWDLETMRATFDNPIVIGDEFSIKGLIPVENSKEYKMKIASYTEGRGMFVTKFYGYKEASAEFSKARKKTTYDPLNKKEYLLHKLNAIRD from the coding sequence ATGAAGAAAATAATTAATATAGGAATCGTAGCACACGTGGATGCAGGAAAAACAACTATAACAGAAAACTTATTATATTATAGTGGAGCTATAAAATCAGTTGGAAGAGTTGATTTAGGCAATACACAGACGGATTCTATGGAGCTTGAGCGTAAGAGAGGGATTACCATTAAATCATCAACCATATCTTTTAATTGGAATAATGTCAAGGTTAATATTGTTGATACTCCAGGACATGTGGATTTTATTTCGGAAGTTGAACGTTCATTAAGTGTTTTAGATGGAGCGATACTAGTTATATCAGGAGTAGAGGGTATTCAGTCACAAACAAGAATATTATTTGAGACATTAAAGGAGTTAAACATTCCAACAATAATTTTTGTAAATAAGCTAGATAGAATTGGGGCAAATTTCAATAAAGTATTTGAAGATATAAAGAAGAATATGTCCAATAAAGTAGTTAGATTACAAGAAGTATATGATGTAGGAAGCAAAGCTGTTTATATAAAAAAACTATTTGATACATGCATGATAAATGATGATGCTATTGATGTTTTATCAGACTTAGACGAAGCATTTTTAGAAAGATATATTGGTGGAATAGAACCTGATAAAGAAGAAATACAAGAAAAGCTTTCATTATATGCAAGTGAAGGAAGTCTATATCCAGTATTTTGTGGTGCGGCAGCAATTGGACTTGGAGTTGAAGACTTATTAGATGGAATTTGTAGTTATTTTCCATTTGCAGGTGATGATTGTGAAAGTGATTTATCTGGAGTAGTATTTAAAATCGAAAGAACAAGTAAAAATGAAAAGAAGGTTTATGTAAGATTATTTGGAGGAAAAATATCTGTAAGAGATAAAATTCAAGTACCTAATAAGGAGATAGCAGAAAAAGTAAAGAAAATTAATAGGTTAGAAAATGGGGGAGTTGTTGAAGCACAGAGGATAGAAGCAGGGGATATAGGTATTTTATATGGACTTACAAGTTTCCAAGTGGGAGATGTTATTGGAATTTCAAATGATAAAATTAAAAATATATCTATAGCTAAACCAGCATTAAAAACAACAATTTCTGCAATTGATAAAGAAAAAAATCCAGAGCTATTTAAAGCATTAACATTACTTGCAGAGGAAGATCCACTACTAGAATTAGAGATGAATGACATAGATAAAGAAATTTATGTCAACTTATTCGGTGAAGTTCAAATGGAAATACTAAGTTCCATGTTAGATGATTTATATGGAATAAAAGTAGAGTTTTCGAATATTGAGACTATCTATAAGGAAACACCTAAAGGTTTTGGAGCGTCAATAATGCATATGCAGGAAGACTTAAATCCATTTTGGGCGACAGTAGGCTTAGAAATAGAACCAGCAGGGAGAGGCGAAGGTCTTAGGTATATTTCTAATGTTTCAGTAGGGTCATTGCCAAAATCTTTTCAAAATGCAATTGAAGAAGCAGTTATTAAGACAAGTAAACAAGGATTATTTGGATGGGAGGTTACAGATGTAAAAGTCACTCTTAGCTGTGGTGAATTTTTTAGTCCAGCCAGCACTCCAGCAGATTTTAGAAATGTGACACCTATGGTATTCATGGAAGCATTATATAAAGCACAAACTGTTTTATTAGAGCCATTACATGAGTTTGAGTTAAAGATTCCTCAAAATGCTTTAAGCAAAGCGGTATGGGATTTAGAAACTATGAGGGCAACCTTTGATAATCCTATTGTTATAGGGGATGAATTCTCAATAAAGGGATTAATTCCAGTAGAAAATTCAAAAGAATATAAAATGAAAATAGCTTCATATACAGAAGGTAGAGGAATGTTTGTGACAAAATTTTATGGGTATAAGGAAGCTTCAGCTGAATTTTCAAAAGCACGCAAAAAAACAACGTATGATCCATTGAATAAAAAAGAGTATTTGCTTCATAAACTAAACGCAATTAGAGATTAA
- a CDS encoding IS1634 family transposase translates to MRLNIVKSKNAEQLYIIKSIRKDGKSTTRIMKKLGTMASLLPKFGNDRESVIAWAKNEAKILTKLEDEGKVSVDVSFNELNQIEIGEKNNFNIGYLFVNFLYHQLGLDKICEDISKKHKIEYNLSDVLSMLISTRIIAPASKLSSYDYAFNFLEQPSFKLQHVYRSLDVLSKHSDEIQALVYANSDNLVNRNKEVLYYDCTNYFFETEQPRGYAQYGRSKEHRPNPIIQMGLFLDRNGLPLCFSIFDGNKNEQPSLKPLEKKILKDFGLSQFIVCTDAGLASYENRRFNSMLNRSFIVTQSLKTVKDFILQWAIDPNGWQISGSKKTYNIDKIDEKQHEDTIFFKERWINEKGLEQRLIVSYSIKQRNYQRFIREKQIERAKNMINTPSKIKDRNQNSPKRFIDETNITNDGEICDKKILNLNEDKVKKEEMFDGFYATCTNLEKDISEIIHINKMRWQIESCFRTMKTEFKTRPVYLRNDNRIEAHFLTCFLSLLILKIIQIKTKNEYSEEEILSTLRSMDVHKLRDLGYLGSYTRTEITDDLHESFGFRTDKEFISKKSMKKILKKTKKR, encoded by the coding sequence ATGAGACTTAATATTGTTAAATCAAAAAATGCTGAACAACTTTATATAATTAAATCCATCAGAAAAGATGGCAAATCTACAACTCGAATTATGAAAAAACTCGGTACTATGGCCTCTTTATTACCTAAATTTGGAAATGATAGAGAAAGTGTAATTGCTTGGGCTAAAAATGAAGCTAAGATTCTTACTAAATTAGAAGATGAAGGAAAAGTTTCTGTTGATGTTTCTTTTAATGAATTAAATCAAATCGAAATTGGTGAAAAGAACAATTTTAACATTGGATATCTTTTTGTAAATTTTTTGTATCACCAACTTGGTCTTGATAAAATATGCGAAGATATTTCTAAGAAACATAAAATTGAATACAACTTATCAGATGTGCTTAGTATGTTGATATCAACTCGTATTATTGCACCAGCCTCTAAATTATCCTCTTATGATTATGCTTTTAATTTTTTAGAACAACCTTCTTTTAAATTACAACACGTGTATAGAAGTCTTGATGTTCTATCAAAGCATTCTGATGAAATTCAAGCTTTGGTTTATGCTAATAGTGATAATTTAGTAAACAGGAACAAAGAAGTTCTTTATTATGACTGTACAAACTACTTTTTCGAAACTGAACAACCGCGTGGATATGCCCAATATGGTAGAAGTAAAGAGCATAGACCAAACCCTATTATACAAATGGGATTATTTTTAGATCGAAATGGGTTGCCTTTATGTTTTTCGATATTTGATGGTAACAAAAATGAACAACCAAGCCTTAAACCTTTAGAAAAGAAAATATTAAAAGATTTTGGATTATCTCAGTTTATTGTGTGCACAGATGCCGGGCTTGCAAGTTATGAAAACAGAAGATTTAACTCAATGTTAAATAGGTCTTTTATTGTTACTCAATCATTAAAAACTGTTAAAGATTTTATTCTACAATGGGCAATAGATCCAAATGGCTGGCAAATATCAGGGTCTAAAAAAACTTACAATATTGACAAAATTGATGAAAAACAACATGAAGATACCATATTTTTCAAAGAAAGATGGATAAATGAAAAAGGACTTGAACAACGATTAATTGTCTCATATTCAATTAAGCAAAGAAACTATCAAAGATTTATTAGAGAAAAACAAATTGAACGTGCAAAAAATATGATTAATACACCTAGTAAGATAAAAGATAGAAATCAAAACTCTCCAAAAAGATTTATAGATGAAACTAATATTACAAATGATGGAGAAATTTGTGATAAAAAGATTTTAAATCTAAATGAAGACAAGGTAAAAAAAGAAGAAATGTTTGATGGTTTCTACGCTACTTGTACAAATTTAGAAAAAGATATCAGTGAGATTATTCATATTAATAAGATGAGGTGGCAAATTGAGTCATGTTTTAGAACTATGAAAACAGAGTTTAAAACTAGACCAGTATATTTAAGAAATGATAATAGAATAGAAGCACATTTTCTAACTTGTTTTCTTTCATTACTAATTTTAAAAATTATTCAGATAAAAACTAAAAATGAATATTCTGAAGAAGAGATTTTGTCAACATTAAGATCAATGGATGTACACAAACTAAGAGATTTGGGATATTTAGGATCATATACAAGAACAGAAATCACAGATGATTTGCACGAATCTTTTGGATTTAGAACAGACAAAGAATTTATTTCGAAAAAAAGTATGAAAAAAATATTAAAGAAGACTAAAAAACGATAA
- the rpsB gene encoding 30S ribosomal protein S2, which produces MSVIPMKALLEAGVHFGHQTRRWNPKMSKFIFTERNGIYIIDLQKTVKKVDEAYDVIREVASEGGNVLFVGTKKQAQDAIEFEAKRAGQYYVSQRWLGGMLTNHNTIKKSIKRLEEIERMSEDGTFDLLPKKEVLNLERELEKLNKYLGGIKDMPGLPDLMFVVDPKNENIAVKEARKLGIPIVGIIDTNCDPDDVDYPIPGNDDAIRSVKLITAAMADAIIEGRQGESNDTSEESFVSEESEVEEVVEEIQEDSAE; this is translated from the coding sequence ATGTCAGTTATACCAATGAAAGCTTTATTAGAAGCTGGTGTTCATTTTGGTCACCAAACAAGAAGATGGAATCCAAAAATGAGCAAATTTATATTTACAGAAAGAAATGGAATTTACATCATTGATTTACAAAAAACAGTAAAAAAGGTTGATGAAGCTTATGATGTAATAAGAGAAGTTGCTAGTGAAGGCGGAAATGTTTTATTTGTTGGTACAAAAAAACAAGCTCAAGACGCTATAGAGTTTGAAGCAAAAAGAGCAGGACAATATTACGTATCACAAAGATGGCTTGGTGGTATGTTAACAAACCACAATACAATTAAAAAATCAATCAAAAGATTAGAAGAAATTGAAAGAATGTCAGAAGATGGTACTTTTGATTTATTACCAAAGAAAGAAGTATTAAATTTAGAAAGAGAATTAGAAAAATTAAATAAGTACTTAGGTGGTATTAAAGATATGCCAGGTCTACCAGATTTAATGTTTGTTGTAGATCCTAAAAATGAAAATATTGCTGTAAAAGAAGCAAGAAAATTAGGGATTCCAATTGTTGGTATTATAGACACAAACTGTGATCCTGATGATGTTGATTATCCAATTCCTGGTAATGATGATGCTATTAGATCAGTTAAATTAATAACTGCAGCTATGGCAGATGCAATCATTGAAGGAAGACAAGGTGAATCAAATGATACATCAGAAGAAAGTTTTGTTTCTGAAGAATCAGAAGTAGAAGAAGTTGTCGAAGAAATACAAGAAGATTCTGCAGAATAA
- a CDS encoding phosphatidate cytidylyltransferase produces MKSNLLKRVITGIILIFIILAMIYFNNPILTCGLLILSNIAIFELSKALKKINYVIEDKLLYILNSILILSTLFYDIKITFSLYILMIVIIFSFIILKKECKINDILGNIFIILYITAPYILLLNLRDSKWILYAYALPSFTDTFAYAIGILFGKHKLIERLSPKKTVEGAFGGILGGIVFTYIFINIFNLNQDLFLYGFAIIFSIFSQIGDLFASLIKRKAGIKDYGSILIGHGGIMDRFDSLLFVAPLVYVMIINLRL; encoded by the coding sequence ATGAAAAGTAATTTATTAAAACGTGTGATTACAGGTATAATTTTAATATTTATTATATTAGCAATGATTTATTTTAATAATCCTATTCTCACATGTGGATTGCTTATTTTATCAAATATAGCTATTTTTGAATTATCAAAAGCTTTGAAAAAGATAAACTATGTTATCGAAGATAAACTATTATATATACTTAACAGCATTCTTATTTTATCAACTTTATTTTATGATATAAAGATTACATTTAGCTTATATATTTTAATGATTGTAATTATATTTTCATTTATTATTTTAAAAAAAGAATGTAAAATTAATGATATATTAGGAAATATTTTTATAATTTTGTATATAACGGCACCCTATATTCTTTTATTAAATTTAAGAGATAGTAAATGGATTTTATATGCTTATGCATTACCATCGTTTACAGATACATTTGCATATGCTATAGGTATATTATTTGGTAAACATAAGTTGATAGAAAGACTTTCTCCTAAAAAGACAGTTGAAGGAGCTTTTGGTGGAATTTTAGGTGGTATAGTCTTTACTTATATTTTTATAAATATATTTAATTTAAATCAAGATTTATTTTTATATGGATTCGCTATAATATTTTCAATTTTCTCACAAATTGGAGATTTATTTGCATCTTTAATAAAAAGAAAAGCAGGTATTAAGGACTATGGAAGTATATTAATCGGACATGGAGGTATAATGGATAGATTTGATTCATTACTCTTTGTTGCGCCTTTAGTATACGTAATGATTATTAATTTGAGGTTATAA